The genome window CGCCTCCGCGCGGCGCCGGCCGCGGCCGAGGTCGATCGGCTCGCTGCTGCCCTGGAGCTGCCCCGCGCGGTGGCCGTGCTGGCCTGGCAGCGCGGTCTGCGCGACGCCGCCGCCTGGCACCACTGGCGAGAGAGCGATCCCGCCCGCCAGCACGATCCCTACCTGCTGCCCGACATGGCCCTGGCCGTCGACCGTCTGCGCTTCGCCCGCGAGCACGACCAGAAGCTGCTCATCCACGGCGACTACGATGTGGACGGCCTCACCGGCGCGGCCCTCCTGCGCCGGGCGCTGCGCGGTCTGGGTTTCGCGGCCGAGGCCTTCGTGCCCCACCGCGAGCGCGACGGCTACGGCCTCTCTCGCCGGGCCCTGGAGAACGCCGCCGGCGCCGGCTGCAGCCTCGTGGTCACCGTCGACTGCGGCTCCTCGGAGGGGGCGCTCATCGAGGAGCTCGCGCTGCGCGGCGTGGACACCATCGTCACCGATCACCACCTCAGCACGGAGCGACCCGAGGCCCTCGCCTTCATCAGTCCCAAGCGGCCGGCGAGCCGCTACCCATACGCCGAGCTCTGCGGCAGCGCCCTCGCCTACAAGCTGGCCCGCGCCCTCCACGAGGCCCTGGGCCGGCCACTGCCCGCGGAGACCTGGCTGGACTACGTCGCCCTGGGCACCGTGGCCGATGTTTCGCCGCTGACGGGCGAGAACCGGCTGCTCGTCATGGCCGGCTTGCGCGAGATGAGCCGGCGCCTGACGGCGCGCCCGGGCTCGCGCGACGATCGCCATCCCGCCTGGCGCGCCCTGGCCCGGGCCGCCGGGCTCGAGGTCGGCGAGCTGAGCGCCCAGGACCTGGCCTATCGCTTCGCTCCGCGCCTGAACGCGCCGGGGCGGCTGGGCTCGGCCCAGCTCGCGCTGCAGCTCCTGCTCAGCGACGATGGGGAGGAGGCGATCGCTCTGGCGGGCCGCGTCGAGCAGACGAACGCCGAGCGGCGCCAGCTCGAGGCGCAGGTGACCGAGGCCGCGCGGGCCCGCGCCCGCGAGCGCCTGGCGCAGGCGGCCGGGGACAGCCGACCGCTCGGCGTGCTGGCCCTGGCCGACGCCGCCTGGCCGCCGGGGCTGCTCGGCATCAGCGCCGCGCGCCTGAGCGAGGAGTTCGGCCGGCCGGTGATCCTGGCCGGGCTGGATGCCCTGGGCGCCGCCCGCGGCTCGGGCCGGGGTCCGGACACGCCGGCGCAGGATCTCAAGGCCCTGCTCGACGCTTGCGCCGCGAGCCTGGATCGGCACGGCGGGCACCGGCGAGCGGTGGGCTTCGCGGTCCGCGCCGGCTGCTGGGGGGACTTCGCGGCGGCCCTCGAGGCAGCGGCGCCGCCGCCGCCGGCGCCGGCGCCCCTGACCGCGGACGTCGCCGTCGACGCCGGGGAACTCGACCGCCGTTTCCTCGACGCCCTGGAGCAGCTCGGTCCCTTCGGCGAGGGCAATCCCGAGCCGCTGCTGCTCCTCAGGGACGCCGTCCCCGTCGACAGCCGGGTGCTCAAGGGCCAGCACCTGCGCCTCGAGCTCGCCCTGCCCGGCGGCGCGCAGCTGAAGGTGATGGCCTTCGGCCGCGCCGGGGAGCTGGGCGCGCGCCTGCACCGCGGTCTCGCGCTGGACCTCTGCGTGCGCGTCGGCCGCGACACCTACCAGCGCGCGCCGGGCGAACACGGGCTCGCCCTGCAACTCGTCGAGTGCGCGCCGGCAGGGACGGCGGGATGAGCGGCGAGGAGGCAGCGGCGCCCCCGCGCGATCCCGCGCGCGCAGCCGAGCTGGCGGAGCTGATCGCGCTCGCGCGGCGGCTCTCGCAGCAGGTGGGGGCGGAGATCATCGAGCGGGCGTTCTGGCGGGCCGAGGCCGCGCACGCGCACCAGAGGCGCGTCTCCGGCGAGCCCTACTTCAGCCACGTCCTCGCGGTCGCCCGCACCTGCGCGGAGCTGAACCTGGGCTCGAACGCCATCGCCGCCGCGCTTCTTCACGACACCGTCGAGGACGCCGGTCTCAGCCCCGAGCTGCTGCGCGAGGAGTTCAATCCGACGGTCGCGCTGCTCGTCGACGGCGTCAGCAAGATCGGGGCCCTCCGCTTCGAGAGCGCCGAGCGCGCGCAGGCGGAGAACTTCCGCAAGCTGCTCCTGCACATGAGCCGGGACATCCGCATCTTGCTCATCAAGCTGGCCGACCGCCTGCACAACATGTCGACCCTCGACTCGCTGCGGGCCGACAAGCAGGAGCGCATCGCGCGCGAGACGGTGGAGATCTACGCGCCGCTCGCGCACCGGCTCGGCATCGGCCGCGTCAAGTGGCAGCTCGAGGACCTCGCCTTCAAGTATCTCGAGCCGGAAGCCTACGCCCGCGTCGCCGAGGCGATGGGCATGCGCCGCGAGAGCCGCGAGGCCCTGATCGCCGCCATGCGCGATCGCATCCAGGCGGCGATGGACGAGAACGGCATCGAGTGCGCCGTCGAGGGACGCGCCAAGCATCTCTACAGCATCTGGCGCAAGATGCAGGACCAGCAGCTGGGCGCCGGCGAGATCCTCGATCTGATGGCGATCCGCATCATCACCGAGAGCGTGGCCGAGTGCTACCACGCCCTCGGCGCCGTGCACACGCTGTTCAAGCCGCTGCCGCAGCGCTTCAAGGACTACGTCGCCACGCCCAAGCGCAACGGCTACCAGAGCCTGCACACGGCCGTGATCGGCGAGGACGGGCGCGTCTTCGAGATCCAGATCCGCACCTACCAGATGCACGAGATCGCGGAGTTCGGCATCGCCGCGCACTGGCGCTACAAGGCGGGCGCGAGCGGGGCCGAGAAGCTGGAGGACCTCGGCACCAGCCGCGAGCTGGACTTCCTGCGCACCTTCCTCGACGAGCTCAAGGGCGGCGAGTGGAGCGAGGATCCCTCGGAGTTCATGGCCCACCTGAAGATCAATCTCTTCCAGGACGGCATCTTCGTCTTCACGCCGCGCGGCGATCTGCACATCCTGCCGGTGGGCTCGACGGCGCTGGACTTCGCCTACGCCATCCACACGCAGGTGGGCGACCGCTGCGTGGGTGCCAAGATCGACGGCCGCATCGTACCCCTGCGCCGGCCGCTCACCAGCGGCGAGGTCGTCGAGATCCTCACGCGCAAGGACGCGCGGCCGAGCCGGGACTGGCTGGGTTTCGTCAAGACGAGCAAGGCGGTCAGCCGCATCAAGCGCCGCCTGCGCGAGAGCGAGCTGGCGCAGTCGCTGGAGCTGGGCCGCGAGCTGCTCGAGCGCGAGTTCAAGCGCCACCACAAGCCCTACCCGGACGAGAAGCAGCTCGCGGCGGCGGCCGAGGCGCTGGGCACCGAGAACGCGGAGCACGTCGTCGAAGGCGTCGGCCGCGGCAACCTCTCCGCGGCGCAGGTCTTCAATCGCGTCTACCCGCCCGAGGAGCGCGAGCGCGAGAGCCACCTCTTCGACGAGGAGCGGGTGACGCGCGTCCGCCACGACGCCCAGCGCGGCGTGCGCGTGGAGGGCCACGGCAACCTGATGATCCGCTTCGCCGGCTGCTGCAAGCCGGTGCCGGGCGACGGCATCGTCGGCGTCGTCACCCGCGGCCGCGGCATCAGCGTGCACCGCAGCGATTGCCTGAACCTGGTCCAGGACCCGGGGCTCGAAGAGCGGCGGGTCGCCGTGGAGTGGGACGCCGGCCAGAGCGAGACCTTCCTCGTCGGCCTCGAGGTGTCGGCGCAGGACCGGCCGAACCTGCTGGTCGACATCACGGGCAAGATCTCCAAGACCGGCACCAACATCCGGAGCGGCAGCTTCGACCGCGACGAGCGCGACATGCTCAACCACTTCCACTTCACGCTGGAGGTGAAGAACACGGAGCAGCTCGAGGAGATCCTCCGGCAGGTCAAGGGCGTGCGCGGGGTGCAGGATGCCTACCGGCGCTAGCGGCGGCCACGCGGAAGGCGGCGTCCACTGCCGGCCGGGGCTTCTCTCGCGATGAGGGTGGTCGTCCAGCGCGTGGCGCGCGCGGCCGTGCGCGTCGAGGGCGAGACGGTGGGGGCGATCGGGCCCGGCCTCGTCGTGCTCTGCGCCTTCCAGAGCACCGACGTTACCGCGTGTGTCCAGTGGATGGCGGCGAAGCTGGCCGACCTGCGCATCTTTCCCGACGCGGAGGCGAAGCTGAACCGCTCGCTGCGCGACGTGGGCGGGGCGGTCCTGGCGGTGAGCCAGTTCACGCTCTACGGCGACTGCCGCAAGGGTCGCCGGCCGAGCTTCGTCGGCTCGGCGCCCGCCGCCCAGGCGGCGGCGCTCTACGCGAAGTTCCTGGACGCCCTGCGCGCGGAAGGACTCAGCGTCGCGAGCGGCGTCTTCCAGGCGATGATGGAGGTGGAGCTGGTCAACGCCGGTCCGGTGACGCTCATCATCGATCGGGAGGCGCGCGACGCGCAGGGCGCCGACGCGAGCGAGGGCGCCGGATGAACCCCTTCGTGCCGGCGCGCCTGCAGGCGGACCTCGTGCTGGCCTCGGCCAGCCCGCGGCGGCGCGAGTTGCTCGCGGGCCTCGGCTTCGCCTTTCGCGTGCTGCCCAGCGACTACCACGAAGACGACGCCGGCCGCGCGCCCGCTGAGGCGGCGCGCGCCCACGCGCTCGGCAAGGCCGAGGCCGTGGCCCTCGCCGCGCCGGGCGCCCTCGTCATCGGCGCGGATACGCTCGTCATCGTCGACGGGCTGGCCCTCGGCAAGCCGCGCGACGGGGCCGAAGCGGCCGCGATGCTGCGGCGCCTTTCCGGCCGCGAGCACGCGGTGATCACGGGCCTGGCGCTCGCGCGCTACGAGCCGGCCTGCCAGCGCTTGATCAGCCGCGTCGAGGCCAGCGAGACCGCCGTGCGCCTGCGCGCGCTCAGCGGCGCGGAGATCGCCGCCTACGTCGCGAGCGGCGAGCCGCCGGACAAGGCCGGCGCCTACGGCATCCAGGGCCTGGCCGCGCAGTTCGTCACCGGGATCACGGGCTGCTACTTCAACGTGATGGGCCTGCCGCTCGCGCTGCTCACCGACATGCTCCGCGCCTGGGCCGCGGAGGGACCGTGAGCACCGCGCTGCCTGCCCTGCCCGCCGGGATCCCGCGCAACCTCGCCTATGCGCGGGGCTGCCTGCGCCTCCTCGACCAGACCCTCCTGCCCGCCGCCGAGCGCTACCCCCACTGCCGCGATCTGGCCGCCGTGACCGAGGCGATCGGCAGCCTGCGCGTGCGCGGGGCACCGGCGATCGGCATCGCCGCGGCCTACGGGCTCTGCGTGGACCTGGCGGCGGCGCTGGCCGAGGCGCCGCCGCTCTCGCCGGAGGCCGCCGCGCATCGTCTCGCCGGCGCGCGGGCCGCGCTGCTCGCCACGCGGCCGACGGCGGCGAATCTCGCCGCGGCGCTGGCCGCCATGGCGGCGGCGGAGCGGCGGGTCCTGGCCGCGGGCGCCGGCGCGCCCGCCTTGCTCGCGGCGCTCGAGGCGGCAGCCCACGCCTGGCACGCGGACGACGCCGCGCGCTGCGCGGCCATCGCGGCCGCCGGGCTCGCCGCGCTGCCCGAGCCGGCGCGCATCCTCACGCACTGCAACGCGGGACCCCTGGCGACGGGTGGCGTCGGCACGGCGCTGGGGGTCGTCCTCGCCGGCCACGCGGCGGGCCGGCGCTTCGCGGTGTGGGTGAACGAGACGCGGCCCCTGCTCCAGGGCGCCCGGATCACGGCCTGGGAGCTCACGCGCGCGGGCGTCCCCCCCACGCTCCAGGTGGACGGCGCGGCGGCCTCGCTCATCGTCGCCGGCGGCGTCGACGCCGTGATCGTCGGCGCCGACCGCATCGCCGCCAACGGCGACACGGCGAACAAGGTGGGCACGCTGCCCCTCGCGCTCGCCTGCGCGCACGCGGGAGTGCCCTTCTACGTCGCCGCGCCGCTGAGCACCGTGGATCTGCGCTGCCAGACGGGCCGCGATATCCCGATCGAGGAGCGCGGCGGCGCGGAACTGCTGCCGGACGGCGGCGCGCCCTGGGCGCCCTCCGGCCTGGCCCTGCGCAACCCGGCATTCGACGTGACACCGGCCGGCTTCGTCACCGCCTTCTTCACCGAGCGCGGTCGTGTCGGCCCACCCTACGACTCCGCGGCTTTCGGCTAGCGGGCCGCCAGCAGGCGCCGGAGCTGGAAGGCGTGCCGCATCGGGTGCACCACGGCGTGCTCGAGCATGGCGTCGATGCAGTAGACCGTCCGCCAGCGCGAGGGGTACTCCTCGCCGAAGCGATCCTCGTCGATGCCGGCCAGGGGCGTGCGCCAGCCTGCGAGCAGCGCCTCGAGGTAGGACTCGGCCTCGGCGGCGACCCGTTCGGCCGCCGGCGCCTCGGGGATGCCCGGCGCGGGCAGGCCGAGATTCGCACAGCACCAGACCAGGTAACCGCGCGCCGCGCGGAGCACGTGGTGCAGGAGCGTCTCCAGCGAGGCGTAGTCGGGATCCGCGGTGGCGGGCAGGGCGAGCTTTGCCGCGGCGGCCTGGCGCCAGACGGCGAGGAAGTCGCGCATCTGCTCCTCGTGCAGGAGCACGAGCGCGCGGGCGCCGGCGTACCGGTAGGGAGGCAGCGGGGTCGTTGCCATGGCGGCTCCTAGACTTTGAGGAAGGTGGCGCGCTCGAGCTGGGCGTAGGCCTCGCGCAGCTCCGCGTCGGTGTTCATCACGATGGGCCCGCGCCAGGCGACGGGCTCGCGCAAGGGGCGGCCCGAGACGAGCAGGAAGCGCAGGCCCTCCTCGCCCGCCTGGACGCTCACCGCGTCGCCGCGGTCGAAGAGGACGAGCGAGCGGTTGGCGGCCGTGAGCGCGGCGTCCAGCCGCTCCTCGGCGGCCGCGGCGTTCTCCGTGGGCATCGGCTGGGGCGCCGAGGCCCCGCCGAAACGGCCGCTGCCCGCGAACACGTAGGCGAAGGCGTGGCTGTCCAGGGCGACCGGCAGGTGCTTGCGCTGGCCGGGAAGCACGCTGACGTCGAGGTAGACAGGGTCGGCGGCGATCCCCTCCACCGGCCCGCGCCGGCCCCAGAACTCGCCGCAAACCACGCGGACCCGCGTGCCGTCATCGTCCGTGTGCTCGGGAATCTCCGCGGCAGGGATCTCCTGGTAGCGCGGCGCCGTCATCTTGAGCGCGGCGGGCAGGTTGGTCCAGAGCTGGAAGCCGTGCATCCGGCCCTGGGCGTCGCCGCGCGGCATCTCCTGGTGGAGGATGCCGCGGCCGGCCGTCATCCACTGGATGTCGCCCGCGCGGATCGCGCCGCGGTTGCCGAGGCTGTCGCCGTGCTCGACCTCGCCGGCCAGGCGGGCTCGAGCTGGAGGCGCGGCGTGCCGCGCCAGTCCGCGTGACGGGTGTCGGGCAGGGCGCTTGCGGCGCCGCCGCTGGCCGGGGCGAGCAGCGCCGCGCCGACGAGGAGGAGGCGGGCGAGCAGACGGGGGGCAAGCTTCGGCATGGGGGGCTCCAGGAGTGGGGCGTGAGCGCCGCTGCCGGTGGCGCGGCCGCGGCGACGGGAGGCGTACAATTGTATGAGTATCTCAGATGGCGGCAGCCCTGGCAAGGCTGCCCCGCCGCGGGTTGGGCCCGTTGACAGCGCGAAAAACCCTGTGCTAGCGTGCCCTTTCCGGGCGAGCCCCCGTCGTCCACGCAACGCCGCTCTCGGCAAGGAACTGGCCCGATGCAGTCTCTGGCGCGCCGGCCGCTCTGGGCGGCCCTTCTCGTCCTCGCGATGGCTGGCCTGGGCGGGCTCGCGGCGCGCCCGGCATTCGGGCAGGCGGCGGGGGCCACGCTGACGGGCGTCCTCCTGGACGCCGCCACCGGCAAGCCGCTCGCCTACGGCAACGTCGTGCTGCTCGGCACCCAGTTCGGCGGCATGAGCCTGGACGACGGCACCTTCCTCATCACCGAGATCCCGCCCGGCACCTACACGGTGCGCGCCAGCTACATGGGCTACAAGATGGCCGAGAGGACGCTGGTGCGCCTGCGCAACGGCACGGTCCTCGAGATCGAGTTCGTGCTGGAGCCGACCGTGATCCAGAGCGAGACGATCACGGTCTACGGCGAGAAGCCGCTGGTCGACGTCACCGAGGCGAGCAGCAGCAAGAGCCTGGCCGCCGACGAGATCGCCAAGATGCCCGTCGAGACCGTCGAGGAGGTCGTGGTCACGCAGCCGGGCGTCGTCAAGCAGGACGACCAGCTGCACATTCGCGGCGGCCGCGCCGACGAGACGCTGGTGCTCGTCGACGGCGTGCCGATGAAGGACGCCCTCGCCGGAACGAGCAGCGCCAAGGGCATCGACTCGAAGTCGGTGTCGGACATGGACCTGATCACCGGCGGCTGGCGGGCCGAGTACGGCGACGCGATGGCGGGCGTGATCAACGTCACCCTCAAGGAGGGCGGCGAGACTTTCAGCGGCTTCGCCGAGTACGGGATCGACCACCTGCCCGGCGTGGTGTCGGACTGGGAGCACTACTTCACCGACACCTACAAGCTGCAACTCAGCGGCCCCCTGCCCGGCAGCGGCACCTGGTTCCCGGGCGAGCGGCTCAGCTTCTTCGCCAACTTCGCCGGCGAGATCCTCGACACCCGCTACCCGAACATCCGCAGCATGCCCGGCGGCGGCCGCAGCCTGCAGGTGCGCTACGAGGACAGCTTCCTCGGCCTGCCCGTGACCTGGTCGAGCGCCAGCATCGCCCCGCGCCAGAACAACGAGTGGAACCTGACGGGCAAGCTCGCCTGGCGGCTCAATCGCGACCACAAGCTCACGCTGACGACGACCAAGTTCCTCGCGCTGGACCAGGGCTTCGACCGCCACGACATCAGCGACCTCACGCGCGAGAGCAATCGCTATCCCTTCCAGTGGTCGCGCTACCTCGACCACTACAGCGCCTTCATCGAGGACCGCAACACGGCCGTCCTCAACTACCGCTGGAACCTGGGCAGCGCCATGTTCCAGGAGCTGCAGCTCTCGCGCTTCTTCGTGCGGATCCACCAGGATTCGCAGAAGCCCACTACCGACGATCTGCGCGCCTTCCTCGGCGAGTACGAGCAGCAGGTCTTCGACTGGCCCGATCCCGCCCAGGGCGACGACTGGGTCTTCCACCCCTACTTCTACCTGGCAGGGGACTACAACCAGTACCGCGACCGCTACGTGGAGCGCTGGACGGGCAAGTGGTCCCTGACCAAGAAGTGGTACCCGCACCACCATGGGAAGGCGGGCCTGGGCGTCGACTACGAGACGATCCAGAACGTCGAGATTCGCGATCCCTGGATCCAGCGCGAGGACGGGCTCGGCCGCAAGGACATCTTCCGCGCCCATCCGACCAAGGCCGAGCTCTTCGTACAGGACGACATCGAGTACAAGGGCTTCGTCGCCAACGTCGGCCTGCGCAGCGACTTCTGGTTCCCGGGCAAGCTCGCGGAGCGGGCGGCGCAGGCCGCGATCACCGGTACGGCGGGCGACCTCTTCAGCGCCGCCGTCGGCGAGCAGTACTTCGCCGAGACGCAGTCCCTCTTCGGCAATCGCTTCAAGTCCACCGTGAGCCCGCGGGTCGCGGTCAGCTACCCGGTCACCGATCGCGACAACCTCTTCTTCAACTACGGCCACTTCAGCCAGTGGCCGACCTACTACTACGTCTACACGCACGTGGCGAGCGGCGTCGAGGATCTCTTCGGCAACCTGGGCAACATCAACCTCGACCCGCAGATCACGATCCAGTACGAGCTGGGCGCGCGGCACACTTTCCGCGACGGCCTGGCCGGCGACGTGACGGTCTTCGTCAAGGACATCTTCAACTACCCGACGAGCGAGCGCTT of bacterium contains these proteins:
- the maf gene encoding septum formation protein Maf; this translates as MNPFVPARLQADLVLASASPRRRELLAGLGFAFRVLPSDYHEDDAGRAPAEAARAHALGKAEAVALAAPGALVIGADTLVIVDGLALGKPRDGAEAAAMLRRLSGREHAVITGLALARYEPACQRLISRVEASETAVRLRALSGAEIAAYVASGEPPDKAGAYGIQGLAAQFVTGITGCYFNVMGLPLALLTDMLRAWAAEGP
- a CDS encoding D-tyrosyl-tRNA(Tyr) deacylase, whose protein sequence is MRVVVQRVARAAVRVEGETVGAIGPGLVVLCAFQSTDVTACVQWMAAKLADLRIFPDAEAKLNRSLRDVGGAVLAVSQFTLYGDCRKGRRPSFVGSAPAAQAAALYAKFLDALRAEGLSVASGVFQAMMEVELVNAGPVTLIIDREARDAQGADASEGAG
- a CDS encoding TonB-dependent receptor, yielding MQSLARRPLWAALLVLAMAGLGGLAARPAFGQAAGATLTGVLLDAATGKPLAYGNVVLLGTQFGGMSLDDGTFLITEIPPGTYTVRASYMGYKMAERTLVRLRNGTVLEIEFVLEPTVIQSETITVYGEKPLVDVTEASSSKSLAADEIAKMPVETVEEVVVTQPGVVKQDDQLHIRGGRADETLVLVDGVPMKDALAGTSSAKGIDSKSVSDMDLITGGWRAEYGDAMAGVINVTLKEGGETFSGFAEYGIDHLPGVVSDWEHYFTDTYKLQLSGPLPGSGTWFPGERLSFFANFAGEILDTRYPNIRSMPGGGRSLQVRYEDSFLGLPVTWSSASIAPRQNNEWNLTGKLAWRLNRDHKLTLTTTKFLALDQGFDRHDISDLTRESNRYPFQWSRYLDHYSAFIEDRNTAVLNYRWNLGSAMFQELQLSRFFVRIHQDSQKPTTDDLRAFLGEYEQQVFDWPDPAQGDDWVFHPYFYLAGDYNQYRDRYVERWTGKWSLTKKWYPHHHGKAGLGVDYETIQNVEIRDPWIQREDGLGRKDIFRAHPTKAELFVQDDIEYKGFVANVGLRSDFWFPGKLAERAAQAAITGTAGDLFSAAVGEQYFAETQSLFGNRFKSTVSPRVAVSYPVTDRDNLFFNYGHFSQWPTYYYVYTHVASGVEDLFGNLGNINLDPQITIQYELGARHTFRDGLAGDVTVFVKDIFNYPTSERFTVQYYDPVEGSKEATYFLYRNSDYSRSRGVELSLRKRRGRYLSGSLGYTYSIATGRSSDPNAQRQLYIGGATGEVELQEGFLWWNRPHTLSATFDYRVEAPRGPRVLGLPLPGHWGINGNYSLSSGRAYTKEDLTGRPISEDYAHNGPLEQNLNLKLQKWVLWGNYRLEFTLQGWNVFDWNQPRSVDPVTGKPYADGVGSYLNPPTDPDSRLARYLSLADPSRLGAPRRFKFSVGVNF
- the mtnA gene encoding S-methyl-5-thioribose-1-phosphate isomerase, translated to MPALPAGIPRNLAYARGCLRLLDQTLLPAAERYPHCRDLAAVTEAIGSLRVRGAPAIGIAAAYGLCVDLAAALAEAPPLSPEAAAHRLAGARAALLATRPTAANLAAALAAMAAAERRVLAAGAGAPALLAALEAAAHAWHADDAARCAAIAAAGLAALPEPARILTHCNAGPLATGGVGTALGVVLAGHAAGRRFAVWVNETRPLLQGARITAWELTRAGVPPTLQVDGAAASLIVAGGVDAVIVGADRIAANGDTANKVGTLPLALACAHAGVPFYVAAPLSTVDLRCQTGRDIPIEERGGAELLPDGGAPWAPSGLALRNPAFDVTPAGFVTAFFTERGRVGPPYDSAAFG
- a CDS encoding bifunctional (p)ppGpp synthetase/guanosine-3',5'-bis(diphosphate) 3'-pyrophosphohydrolase, yielding MSGEEAAAPPRDPARAAELAELIALARRLSQQVGAEIIERAFWRAEAAHAHQRRVSGEPYFSHVLAVARTCAELNLGSNAIAAALLHDTVEDAGLSPELLREEFNPTVALLVDGVSKIGALRFESAERAQAENFRKLLLHMSRDIRILLIKLADRLHNMSTLDSLRADKQERIARETVEIYAPLAHRLGIGRVKWQLEDLAFKYLEPEAYARVAEAMGMRRESREALIAAMRDRIQAAMDENGIECAVEGRAKHLYSIWRKMQDQQLGAGEILDLMAIRIITESVAECYHALGAVHTLFKPLPQRFKDYVATPKRNGYQSLHTAVIGEDGRVFEIQIRTYQMHEIAEFGIAAHWRYKAGASGAEKLEDLGTSRELDFLRTFLDELKGGEWSEDPSEFMAHLKINLFQDGIFVFTPRGDLHILPVGSTALDFAYAIHTQVGDRCVGAKIDGRIVPLRRPLTSGEVVEILTRKDARPSRDWLGFVKTSKAVSRIKRRLRESELAQSLELGRELLEREFKRHHKPYPDEKQLAAAAEALGTENAEHVVEGVGRGNLSAAQVFNRVYPPEERERESHLFDEERVTRVRHDAQRGVRVEGHGNLMIRFAGCCKPVPGDGIVGVVTRGRGISVHRSDCLNLVQDPGLEERRVAVEWDAGQSETFLVGLEVSAQDRPNLLVDITGKISKTGTNIRSGSFDRDERDMLNHFHFTLEVKNTEQLEEILRQVKGVRGVQDAYRR